The Loxodonta africana isolate mLoxAfr1 chromosome 1, mLoxAfr1.hap2, whole genome shotgun sequence genomic sequence CATGTGAAGAGAGCAGACCACACATCTCACCCTTCTGGGCAACGGGAGGACCAGTGGCCAGGCATGACAAAGGGCATGCCCTGGAGGAAGGCCAATGAAGACTTAAAACACAGGACCAACATGTAGATTATTAGGCCAGATAAGTGAGAAAGGGGTCATTAGTTAAGCACTGGAGATGTTGCATTTGAGATCCTTGCAGGAAATTAAGCAGAGATGCAttttgagaaattaacttgaaatcAACAAATCTTCTTGTAGATGGAAACTGAAGTTTTGAGACTTACAGTGGACAACCACTGGGTTGTCATGCCATCCCACAAGGATTCCCCTTCTCTGCCCCCATTCTCACTGTAATAGAGAGAACAGCCATGCTCATACAATGTGACTTCCCCTTCCAGGTCACAGTTCACTGGATGAGGAGTAGGTACATTACCCAAAATAAACCAGGGAATTTGGAGCTGGTTCTAAGAGTCCAACGTCAGATAGATGCTCATTGAACATAAAAGATGTAAACTTGGGCTATTGTTTCAGTAGTCATTTTCCATCTCTACATAGagaaggaaacagagagaggcagaatACAGTAAGAAACATGATGCTGgcatgaagaaaaatgtagaggtGAGAACAGAGACAGAGGAATTTCTGGATTATTGATAGTACTTGGTCCTTGGTTAGATCCATTCTGGAGACCTAGCTGCATGGACCTAAGGTCTATAAGGTAGCCTCAtatcttaaccaaaaaaaaaaagaaaacacaaacaaccctCCTTTGTGTGTAATCAAGTTCAATTGGATTTCCATTACTTCAAACAAAGTCTTAATCAgtgaaaaataatattaataatagagaaaattttaTGGGGATAATTTTTAGAGCCTTTTTATAATAACCAACATTTAAGCATCAAACAGAAGAGTTCACAGGAGATTGAAAAGTGGCCAGAGAGAGAACACCTGGAGCCCATAGTGTCTTACAGGCCAGGAAAAGATCACGTCAACAAAGAAACAGAGGTCAGCTGTGTCAAATTCTGCCTGCCTGGTAGTCACGAAGCATAAAGAATAAGACACAGCCAGTGGATTTAAAAATAGGGAGGTCACTGTTAACTTTGGTGAGAACAGCTGGAGTGGATTGGTGCGGGTAGAAGTCAAAATATTTGGAGTGATAGTGGGAAGCTGTGAGGAAGAAATAGAAGTAGAAAGAGCAAGGATATTGTAACTCAATAGATCATTTTGTTGCTGAAGAAGAGAGAGTAAGAAGGGTAATTGAAATTAAtagctttttttggttttatcttgtgttctgtgtgtgtgtttcatatACACATTGGAAACATGTAAATGTGTTTAAGTTCTGATGGGAAAGAAACAGCAGGAAAGGCACATACTAGAGatacaggagaaaaaacctgttgctgtcgtgttgattccaattcataatgaccctataggacacagtagaactgccccataggatttccaaggctatttatttatggaagcagactgtcacatctttctcttcagaagtagctggtgagtttgaactgctgacccataggttagtagccaagcacttaaccactgtgccaccagggctcctcaggtacAAGAGGGAAGGGGCTCATTGGTAACTTTACTCGTTGTGGTCGAatagattgtgactcatagtgaccctatagggcagggtagaattgcctcatagggtttccaaagagtggctggtggattttaactgccgaccttttgggtagcagctgtaacttgctgtagctcttagccactgcactaccagggtaaCATTAAGGCCCAAGGAGACCAGAGGAGTGAGATCctgagaactcctgagggacATCTCTTGCATTGCAaatgaagggaaggaggaaaCATGATGAGGCTAAGGTAAGATGCTGGCTTATTGGCAGGGAATTAAGGAGCGGGACCACCTGACACAGCCACTGTCAGGTGATAATGCTCTTCCCCCTTCCTTGCCACACTCCTTTTCCTTCAAGTCCTGATAACCACTGCCATCCTGGGACAAACGAGGTTGGAATCAAGGAAATGTGTCATACAGCTGAGACCTCAGTATTACTTGATCAATGTTCTTTTCCTCTATGTTGTTTTATACTCCTGCTCAACATATACATTCTGTCCTGTATCCAGAGACATTAGTAATATACCTTATTTCCTCGCTTAAATTGAAAATTCTTTGAACAGGAGAAACATGTATTAAGTTCTGTAGCTTCCCCTTTAGTAATTTAAATATAATATCGCTCTCAAAAATAATGAGATGATAAATAGAAATGCTACTTTGTATCTAACCTCAATAACAATTTATTACCTAAGAATCCTTTTTTTTATTCTAGACACTAAGGTATCATAATTCGCTCACCACATGAAAAGTAAACTAGCATATGTTTTCTAGTTATCTCAGAAAGAAATGTGTAGAGTTTATTTCATTTGTAGATATTTCAGAGGCTTTTTTTTACAATCTGATCCATTTAAATAAACCTCCAATAGCAAATTATAGCTAGGTTTTTTTCACTAGTCTTTAGATAGTATATTAAACATTTAATGTGTCTCCTTTAGTTCTTTTCAGACCTATTTATTCTAAAACCGTTGCAGAGTCATCCAGAATTTACAAAGCCTGGATTAATATCAGGCATCACATAATGGAGCTAATGTTTTCATAGTTTCGTTTTTCTAATGGCTCTGTAACACACCCTTCAGTATAGATAATATACCCTCCAGTGCTCTTCTTGCCTCCTGCTGATATCGAGACCATCCTTAATATTTGTTAACCAAACTATATTCAAATACAAGTCACATGGTCTGAAATCCATTTCTGCTTTTAGtatttctaatactttttttcaatTTTCAGTAATTTACAACCTGGTTACTTTCGCATTTAATATTGGGCTTTGCCATGAATTCTGAGCTACCGGCACTGACTGTTCAATGGTACGTTGCTGCCCTCTAGCTTATGTTTGAAAGGCTGTTGACAAAATGTACCAATTGCTTCAATCAATATCCATCAGTTATCAATGATTGTATATCACCAGTTCTATAAAAAACTAAATGCATAGGGTTATTAAACTTATTTCTTTCCAGGTAAAACAAATATGATCATCCATTGATAataattctaaaaagaaaaatcctaaaaagaaaacaaacaaacaacaacaaaaaaaaaaacctgtttttaTACCTTTGCAAACCAGGTTCTCAGATGATACTTTTTCCCCTTAATTTACACCTTTCTCCTTCACATAGATTGGCTGTTGTCAAAAACCAGTGCTTTGTTATCCTTTAAGCAGCCAGAGAGAAGTGTCAAAGCTTTTATGCTCTCAGCAAATGCTGAGTTCTTTCCAAAGAATATTTCTGAAGATgaaacaaaataatttaaatggTACCTGTTCAAATTCTCAGTGCCATCAGAAAATTCAACCAGgtatctttttattttcaaaagaatTATAAAACTATTTAAAGATCAAATTACTGTTCTCCTTTGACAAAGGTTGTGAAATAAATGATTGTATGGCCTGATACTCTTGTGACGATTTTCTGGCCTGGATAGAGTTATCAAGCAGGTAGCTTGTTATCTAAAGTCCACATCTGGTTTGAGATCTGTTTGTAGTCTAACATGTTGACTAAAACCTCAGGGAAAGTACATTAAATTGAACTGCAtattaacaaaaaggaaaagtcCAATTATTTAACTACCTCCCTGCATCTTAGTGCCTAGAAGccttaaaattaaaacataatgtgCAACATAAATTTCACTGTTGCCCTTGGCTGGGAACATATAGTGATTGATATTTGCCTATAGCACATAGACCATGAGACTCAGTGGAAACCTGGGATTTCCAATTCTCCCAACATTTAATTTCTCTGACTCTTAGATGTCTTTTAAAATGATAAGCATGCCTTCCCATAAAATTTTAAGAACATCAAATATGGCAATGAGTGAGAAAGCATTTGTACAATGTATACTATATGGAAGAgcttaaaaaaatatgtgtttaaaTCTCATATAAACGTTAAATTTTCCCTAGCCTTCTCATTCAGGAGCAGTCTCTCCtgttcttttctccttcccttatcagagttattttctttttgtgtgtccTTTTATATGCTGCTTTTAGTCAAGCTTCTTTTTGCAAATTCTACTTAGTTTATGCAGAAATGGGATTTATTAAAAGATACTAAGCAGTTCACAGAATCTGGGTAGGCCAGAAAATCAGGCTTAAAAGCTACACTTGACTGCTCCAGAGACACCCTGAGGCCACTACCACTGGACAACAGCACCACCAGTGCTACCTCGGGATGCTACCAATGGGACTTCTGCCACTGCCGCCTCCCTCAGCTTACCCAGAATGGAGTCCACATGGTTGAGTGGTTGCATCTGAATGCAGAGTCTTTGCACCATGGCTGCAAGAGAAACTGGAAAGGTAAGGTTCTGGCTTCTGAGTTAAAAGTGGAGGAATTCCACAAACATAAGAAAGCCACTAAAGGATCTACATCGCCAGAAAGCATAACCGACCTGCTCTCTGATTTTCACAAACTTCATCAAGCCAATCATATTTGTGTTTTCTCAGGAATTTCTAGAAACAGAACCTGAAGAAGTTAATCTAATGGCAGAAATTTTAGGACCAATAACAAACTACAAACCATTGATTCTTTCAGGTGGTTCCATCTCTATTTCTCACTCTCTCTGGGTATGTGAAAGTTTTTCTTTTACTGGGTATGTATGTGAAAGTATGTTTATTTCGGTAACAGCATAGTGCTTTATTATGCTTATGCAATATTCATTCATGGATTGATTGATGAacaatttctccatttattgagtTCCAGAACATCTGTAAGGCACAAGAAATAGAATTTCTTGTTCCCTTCATTCCTGGAACTCACATCCTACTTAGGAAAactataccataaaaaaaaaaaaaaatcataaaaaaaatatatcatataAACCATTAATTACAGCGACAAGAAAGGAGCTGTAAAACGGAATATGAGAGGAACTGTACACATATGTAATGTTTAGAGGTACAGGTTCTAGCAACTTTAATAGGAAAGCCAAGATTAAAAGTATTCTCCAATAATACCTATATCACAAATTTATTTGGTTAAACTGGTGACTGGAAATATGTCAGTAGACTGTTCTGTGTGCTAAGAAGTTCAGACTTTACTATGTGCCTTCAGTTTTTACTCATGTTAAAGTTTTTAAATCTTTCATTGCATTCAAATCATCATTTCAAGCTTCGTTGTTAGGATATACTGGTTTCCGAcactgtaaaataaaattttagtgcCCAGAAGCCTTAAAATGTCCTTGAAAATAGAAACTTCTTACTATGGTACTAATGTTTTAGTTTCTAGTTTTAAAACATTataattttaatttacatttcataTGTATACTCACTTAATAACCAACTTTAAATTCAGTAATCACATTTTCCCTTAAGCTTTGATTAGAACAATTATAGTAAATGAAAATAAGAAAGTAATTTCTGTGAAGAGATTCATAAAACATCCTTTTCAAGCCATAAAGCAGCCTCCTAAATAGTGTTTTTCAGCATTAGACCTACAaaaattctttctgttctgcttaAAATGCACAGATCAAAATTCTTTCATTGTCTGCTTGCCTTCTTTGTTTTGGGCTCCCCTAGTAAAATGGGTCCCAGCAGAAGGCTTACCACCCAAAATATGCCCAATAAATGCTGTTGAGTGAATGTCTGGCCCTCACACCTAGAGCAAGAGGGTAGAAGCACCAGCAGAAAATCCTCTCAAACATAGAAAGCCTGTAAACAGATAAAAAGAGATAGATAGAAACAAATAACTGAATTTCTATGTCTATTCCAATTTTTCCTTAGCCCTAAATTCTCTTGACCAATGCTCACTTTTAGAATGTTTAAAGAACAAGAATAGATATCGGCACAAGCCTGATTGAAATCTTCATGGAGATTGCCATACTAATTTATGTTTTAAACTGATCTGTAACATATTGCTGAATATTTTCTGTCATTTCACTACTGTGCAACATTGTAAGTAATACTCGCAATTATATAATTCCCTCCCACAGGTATCTTGCgtattgttttttttaagttatgttAATAAAGTGAAAGGACAAAAAGCCACAAAcactctgataaaaaaaaaaaaaaaaaaaaaaactagtgccatctaGACGTTTAGCAGGGTTTTTACAGccaaagcactaaacatgtttcATGAAGGTCCATGAATTatgaagaagtcctggtggcgcagtgattaaatgcttggctgctaaccgaaaggttgatggttcaaatccaccagctgctctgtggaagaaaaatgttgcaacctgcttctgtaaagattatagctttggaagccttatggggcagatctactctgtcctatagggtcactatgagtcagaattgacttgacagtaatgggtttggttttggtatatatctTCATTAGGATGAGAGACAAtgcaattgtgtgtgtgtgtttggattACTCTTACTGAGATTCCCCTCTCTAGACATGGACAAATTGAGAGAGTAGTTTCATTTTTTCTTACATCTTTATTCTCTCATTCCCAAACTACTCAAATGCcctatacatacacatgtacccTCATGTTCACACAAATAAGCTTGAAAGAAAGTGAGTCTATACCATTAAAGATCAAGTTTTGCTGCACTTAAGGAAAACCTGGTCACTGTGacttaaaaggaaaccctggtggcgtagcggttaagtgctatggctgctaaccaaagggttggcagttcgaatccaccaggcgcttcttagaaactctatggggcagttctaccctgtcctatagggtcgctatgagtcggaatcaactcaatggcacagggtttggttttttagttttggtGACTTAAAAGGAGATAGAAGTTTTCTCTCTCACTCTtgcttcctttctctccctctctccctcaggTGAAAACCTAGATGTAGGCAGTCAAGCTGTGCTCCACAAGACAAAGCTTCCACCTGTTACTCCACGTTGTGTGGCTTCTATTTCCAAGGGCATCTCCATTCCCAAGGGCAGAACACTAGACCCATTATCTGCAGCCTAGCCAGCAGGAAAGCAAAGGAATTAAAAAAGGGAAAGGGCAGGGAGCAGAGCATTAGTGTTAGGGAAATATCCTAGAAGCTTCCACAGAACACTTCTACTAATATCTCCTTGGTCTGAACCTAATAACATGAACTTATTCAGCCACAGTGGAGTTCAGCAATGTCATGTTTTGTATGGTGTGTTCCCAGGAACACTTTGAGGTTCTGTTAGTGAGGACCAAGGGGAGAATGAATATCGGCAGACAACTAGCAAGCTGCCACAGGGTTCTTCCATAGCCCTCCCATGGTGTAATAACGTATGGGATTTCGTTCTTGGAGCTCTTGCAGATTCCTTTGCCTTTCTCTCTTTCAAGTACTTTCACTCTCTCTCTTAATCCGCCCAAGAACTTATTCTGATGTTTCAAAACACACTTCTCTGAGGACAGAAGAGAGGAACAACTAGTAAAGGACAGATCTACATTCACTATTAAAGCTACTGAGTACTAAGAATTTTAATAGAAGGATCTGAGCCAAATTCCAACCCTCTGCTTGTGTGTTCCCTATCTAATTGAGACCACAGTCAGTTTTAATTGAACATAAAATCTCCTGTTTGATCCTAAGTAGAATAGTGTTTTAATTTGCTAGTAAGTAGATTTTGGGCTTCTTCCCAAAGGAAGCTACTCTTTAGTGATAGTTGCAGTATTATCtcattcaaacaaaaaaaaaaacctgtaaccTTTAATATTCTTTGGGGAGATACCAGCCTCTGTGGACCAGAAAATCTGTAATTTAAATACAAATTTAAGCTGTAAACATAGCCCTGGTTAGCTAGGCAGTTGTTGTCACACTCCGTAGAGCAATGGAAGTTTCAAAGTGATGTCTTAGGCAACAAGTGATAGAGTGAAGCAAGCAAATTCCAtcccccaccacacacatacCCCATGCTGTCTATATTTTATACACTGGGCTTCTGTATGAGGCATTGTTTAAAGAAAGACTTTGGCTAtgtttatgaattgaattgtgaccGCCCCCGTCCCCCATATGTGTTTAAATTCTAACACCAATACCtttggatgtaatcctgtttgggaatagggttttctttgctatattaatgaggccatatcagtgcagCACGTGTccggttatggattgaattttgtctcccaaaaatatgcaCCAACTTGGCTAGGCGCTGATTCCCAGTAGTGCGtgattgccctccattttgtgacctgttgtgattatcctatgcgttgtaaattctaacctctatgatgttaatgaggcaggattagaggcagttattttaatgagctaggacacaatctacaggattaggttgtttcttgagcgactctcttttaagatataaaagagagaagcaatcagAGGGGCAGGGAGACTTACTACtaacaagaaaaaagagccaggagcagagcgcatcatttagacccagggtccctctgctaagaagctcctagactctGGGGAAGATTtgtgccaagacacatggagatctccaagggatGCTGgtcccacagatgttgaaaagagacaagaaccttcccccagacccaaaagagagagaaagacttcctctagagctggcaccctgaattcggacttactagactcctaaactgtgagaaaataaatttctgtttattaaagccactcaTGTgtagtatttccattatagcagcactggataactaaaatggtcctaaacttaatcacttttgATTTATGCAAAGAGCAGGTTAGACAGAATTGAGCACATACTGAGGAAGATAGATGCTGTGTGAAGATCGCCAAGAAACCAAGGAGTGCTGGGGCTATAGAAGGTGAAAAGGTcaaggatcttctcccagagccaacaagcCTTCCCCTATATTCGGCACcccaaattcagacttccagccttctaaactgtgagaaaataaatttctgttttttaaagttacccacttgtgatatttctgcaaCAGCAACACTAGCTACAACAGCTACTTTCAAATATCTGACCTCATTGTTCCCAGCCCTAATTCTATTCCTTGTGGGTTTGTTTCATGGAGATATTATAGCTTTGAAGCTcctaggtggcgtagtggttaagagatacagctgttaaccaaaaggttggcaattcgaatccaccaattctactctgtcttatagggttgctgagtcaggatcgactcgatggcaatgggtttggttttggtttttagtggagaaggatgaaaaaaaagagaagggacaTGTGTGAAAACTTCTGCTGACTCATATCATGACATTTATGCAAATTATTTAACTTTGGAAATAATTGGAAAGATCACAATGATGCTTTCAAACTGAATCCTCAATATgttaattccaaaaaaaaaaaaaaagaatccaaacccatggccatcaagtcctttctgactcatagtgaccctataggacagagtagaaatgccccatgtggtttccaaggctataaagctttatggaaacagactgccacctctttgtcccagagtagctggtgagtttgaactgccaaccttttagttaccagccaagtatttaatcactgtgccaccaggcctccttatgtCTTGGTTGGTGAGATTATATTAGTAAGTATTTTTGTCTCAACCTATGTATAAAATTGAaattatttcttcttattttttagtcatttaaatttttctttctaatgtttaagtcttttttttttttttttaatgtgtgaatGTAATTATTGCCTGAGAACACTGAATATTCCTGTCTTggtcaacatacaaaaaacacAGGAAATGATGACAGCCTGACAAGATCTGGTAAGTTTGCATACTACAGCTTCATCACAACTTTATTGTTTGTTTCTATCAAATATTCCATGGGGATTAAAAAAAGTGACAATATTtgtaggggttttttttttttttctttcttttttttagttcagtcttttctttctggaAGATCAGCTACTCGAGTAATAATCACACCTCTGAAGGAACAGTTAAGAGATTTATTCTAAATAAAGTACTCTAAGAATTTATTTCTCTCAGCGTAAGTTTCTTCGTTTTCCAACTCATATTTCTTCATAGCAACAAAATATCGAATAAAAGTTTCTCCTAGAGCCTGTCTCAGACATTGATCTTCCTCTAGCGCCACAAGGGCATCTGCCAGTTTCAAAGGAATCTCAGAAGGTTTAAACTGGTAGAAGTCCGTGCTGTCATCGGGCTCAGCCAAGACACCATCGCTGCTTTGAAGTCCGTCCAAGCCTGCAGCAATAGTAGCAGCCAGCACCAGGTAAGGGTTTGCTGTCGCTGAGCCTAGTTTATTTTCAATCCGGGTGCCTTTCTCACCGTGACACTTGATATTGAAAGCACAGCTGTTATCATTGTATCCCCATGTTGTAGGCACACTCTCCCTCAGGTCTCTTCTGTCCTTGGAATAACGCTTTCGGCAGCTAACTGCAGGTGCCATCAGGCAGCTGAGAGCCGCAGAGTGCTTCAAGAGTCCGGCCAACCATTTTTTCCCAGTCATTGTAAGCTCTTCAACTCCAGAACTGCTGCAGAATACGTTTTGCTTCTCACTGACATCCCAAAGACTATGAGACAAAATTCCCGAATTGCAGAATCCAGTCTCAATGAAAAAACTGGTGATGTAATTATATTTCCTTCCCAATTCTTTGACACCTGTTCTTAGGGTAAATGCATTATCAGCTGCACTGATGCCAAATTCTGGCAGAAAACAGATTTCCATGTGACCAGGCCTGGAGTAGGAGGAAAAGCTCTCAACATTGGCTCCAATTTGATACAAGCCATCAATGAGTTCGTGCATAAAGGGTTGCTCATGATTATTGAGTAACGGCGAAACAGGAAAAGATATGGTCTTCGAGTTGATAATTTCCGGCACACCAAAAATGCAGAAATCATAGATGAAGGCAGAGCACAGGGAAAAGCCAGAGCCCTGCAAATGGCTCAGCTGCCTCTTTGCAATGTACCTTGGAGAAGTCAACAGAGGATCTCCGGTCACAGTGAATGTATCACATATCACTCTTGCAGTTCTCTCGGCCCATGGCAAAACTCTAAAGGTTGATAACTCTGGCATCAGGACTATGTCGCTATTAAAACATGTTGCTCTTATGTGATTCACTTCATTGTCTTTAAGGTTTGGCATCAATTCAAGATAACCTCTGGGCATATAAACTCCATGGATCACTTTTTCCTAAACAAGAAAAGGATACAGTAATTTGGTTTTGAAacgtgaaaacaaacaaaagcattgaAAAGAGTTTTTCTAATAGGTGGATGTAGGGAATGAGTGTTTGACATCTGTTGGTTAACACTACTTGTTATCagataaattttttaatatttttaaatcaaactCCCCAAAGGTATTTTTATAAACAACTCTTAACATTTCTAATCTTAAAGGTTTTACATGCTCTGAGAGCcaaaaatattcataaaaaaGGTGTGATAATAAATAAAATCTCTTTAtatcaaaagacaaaaataaagccTTGTCAAATTATTTCAAACTATCATAACCAAATATACTCTTTAGAACGCTTTTTGATGGCATAGATGCTGACATTTCAAGTAAGGCATTATTTTGGGTTATCCCATTGTAATCCCAGTAGTTAACAGACTCTCAAAAGTCTTCAGTAAAGAACTCTCAATCCTTCTCAGAGAGCCAACTGTGGTCAGTCCTACGGTACCCAGGACAGTTGTCCTAACACCAGAAGAATCACAGCAGCTGACAGTGACAGTCTTCTCTTCATTCGCTTTTACAGGCCGCTTAAGAATTAACTACCTCACTGTCTCAGAGACCCAGAAATCCTGCCTGCAAACGTGGACCTATATCTCCAAAATTATAGCTTTACCCATGAACTGGGTGAAAGCAAACCTGACTTCTAGTCCTGGCTCTTTCATTACTTAATTGTGTGGATTTGGGCAAGTTGCTAGCAGTCTATTTGCCTCGGCTTCCATTTCTGTAAAACAAAACTGTTAGAACAAGATGATTGCTAAAGCACTTTCTAGCCATATACCTCTAGGGTTCAGtgaatttgttcatttatttaactTTTGCTATGTGCCAGAAGCATAAAAGTGATGAGGCTATAAAGctgaacagacctataaaacaaattcTAGACATTGTGTAATAGTACTATCAACAAGGCTTCATGTGTTGAAGGTGGTTGATGGGTGGGGAAAAAGCCTTGACTATAAAGTTTGTTTCCCATGATGTCAGCGAGCATCATGAAGTTAATAAAACATCCAAACATTCTACAAGCCTGAGTTTTTATTgttcttattgttaggtgccacctcgtcaatttcaactcatagcaaccctgtgtacaacagaaggaaacactgcccattgttgcgccattctcacaattgttattcttgagcccatcattgcaccactgtgtcaatccatctcgctgagggccttccctt encodes the following:
- the LGSN gene encoding lengsin, which translates into the protein MTDTTRDEGNETEDCRINKLRRTRKKVTKPHVSSTEIEEMDLSISEDHTRDSTQFPTLSQLSSRMKHIKQEMTTDHLQFVRFEATDLHGVSRSKSIPAHFFQEKVIHGVYMPRGYLELMPNLKDNEVNHIRATCFNSDIVLMPELSTFRVLPWAERTARVICDTFTVTGDPLLTSPRYIAKRQLSHLQGSGFSLCSAFIYDFCIFGVPEIINSKTISFPVSPLLNNHEQPFMHELIDGLYQIGANVESFSSYSRPGHMEICFLPEFGISAADNAFTLRTGVKELGRKYNYITSFFIETGFCNSGILSHSLWDVSEKQNVFCSSSGVEELTMTGKKWLAGLLKHSAALSCLMAPAVSCRKRYSKDRRDLRESVPTTWGYNDNSCAFNIKCHGEKGTRIENKLGSATANPYLVLAATIAAGLDGLQSSDGVLAEPDDSTDFYQFKPSEIPLKLADALVALEEDQCLRQALGETFIRYFVAMKKYELENEETYAERNKFLEYFI